Proteins found in one Prosthecobacter sp. genomic segment:
- a CDS encoding IclR family transcriptional regulator gives MLKEAPILPTEDTLAPGTERTLAILELLGRHRAGLSLTEIARELDLPVNSVFRITGTLHNRGYLQRREDDKRFVLTNKLFDLSRPQVREKSLVVCALESLKWLRDESGETTQVLACANHKMTVLEQCISSQPIKVSSTVGLQVPMYSCAPGKAILAHLPPAELDKFFAVVKLKQYTPTTLATRSALEADLAKTRKRGFSTDIAEGLEGIHCVAATILDEYHYPVAAITVMSPSFRLKRDQFEKAGRMCIEAAENITRRLLA, from the coding sequence ATGCTCAAAGAAGCCCCCATCCTTCCCACCGAAGACACCCTCGCCCCAGGCACCGAGCGCACGCTGGCCATCCTCGAACTCCTCGGTCGTCATCGTGCCGGACTGAGCCTCACCGAGATCGCCCGCGAGCTTGATCTGCCGGTGAACTCCGTCTTTCGCATCACCGGCACCCTCCACAATCGCGGCTACCTCCAGCGCCGCGAGGACGACAAACGCTTCGTTCTCACGAACAAGCTTTTCGATCTCTCCCGGCCTCAAGTGCGCGAGAAAAGCCTCGTCGTCTGCGCTTTGGAGTCCCTCAAATGGCTGCGCGATGAATCCGGCGAGACCACGCAGGTCCTCGCCTGCGCCAATCACAAAATGACCGTGCTGGAGCAGTGCATCTCCTCCCAGCCGATCAAAGTCAGCAGTACCGTCGGCCTGCAAGTGCCCATGTATTCCTGTGCGCCCGGCAAAGCGATTCTGGCGCATCTTCCGCCCGCTGAACTCGACAAATTTTTCGCCGTCGTGAAACTCAAGCAATACACGCCGACGACTCTTGCCACGCGCAGCGCCTTGGAAGCCGATCTCGCCAAAACTCGCAAACGAGGCTTCTCCACTGACATCGCCGAGGGACTCGAAGGCATTCACTGTGTCGCCGCCACCATCCTCGACGAGTATCATTACCCCGTCGCCGCCATCACCGTCATGTCCCCCTCCTTTCGCCTGAAGCGCGACCAA
- the queF gene encoding preQ(1) synthase produces the protein MSQENDLTLLGKSENRLPASPDVAVLETFPNRTPGRNYRIHLSAPEFSSICPVTGQPDSAHLEIYYIPAEKCVETKSLKFYLASYRNHAAFNEAIVNRVLDDIVKACAPKQVVVRGKFGARGGIQLTCEARFPDLDETLRLPE, from the coding sequence ATGAGCCAGGAAAATGACCTCACATTGCTCGGAAAATCGGAAAACCGCCTGCCGGCCTCGCCGGATGTGGCGGTGCTGGAGACCTTCCCGAACCGCACGCCCGGGCGGAACTACCGCATCCATTTGAGCGCGCCGGAATTCAGCTCGATCTGCCCCGTGACCGGCCAGCCGGATTCGGCGCACCTCGAAATCTACTACATCCCCGCCGAGAAGTGCGTGGAGACGAAGTCGCTGAAGTTTTACCTCGCCTCGTATCGCAATCACGCCGCCTTCAATGAGGCGATCGTGAATCGCGTGCTCGATGACATCGTGAAAGCCTGCGCACCAAAGCAGGTCGTGGTGCGTGGTAAATTTGGTGCCCGCGGTGGCATCCAACTCACCTGTGAGGCCCGTTTCCCTGATCTCGACGAAACGCTGCGCCTGCCGGAATGA
- the queC gene encoding 7-cyano-7-deazaguanine synthase QueC, which translates to MKTLVLLSGGMDSVTALHWARQEHEVVGAVSFDYGAKHNHREIPLAAWHCAQSDVKHDIIDLDFVNRLFASDLLKSGGEVPDGHYAHETMKQTVVPFRNGIMLAIACGLAESREAEALVIAAHAGDHTIYPDCREPFMQGMAAAMREGTYARLELLRPFIHLDKAGIAKLGAALGVDYGKTWSCYKGGDLHCGKCGTCVERVEAFALAGLDDPTIYDAGV; encoded by the coding sequence ATGAAAACGCTGGTATTGCTTTCTGGCGGAATGGACTCCGTGACGGCGCTGCATTGGGCGCGGCAGGAGCATGAGGTCGTGGGTGCGGTGAGCTTTGATTACGGTGCCAAGCATAATCATCGCGAGATCCCGCTGGCGGCGTGGCATTGCGCGCAATCGGATGTGAAGCATGACATCATCGACCTGGACTTCGTGAACCGGCTGTTTGCCTCCGACTTGCTCAAAAGCGGCGGTGAAGTGCCTGATGGCCACTACGCGCATGAAACCATGAAGCAGACGGTGGTGCCGTTCCGCAACGGCATCATGCTCGCCATCGCCTGTGGCCTTGCCGAGAGCCGTGAGGCTGAGGCGCTCGTCATCGCGGCGCATGCGGGCGATCACACGATTTATCCCGACTGCCGAGAGCCGTTCATGCAAGGGATGGCCGCCGCGATGCGCGAAGGAACGTATGCGCGCCTCGAACTGCTGCGCCCGTTCATCCATCTCGACAAAGCGGGCATCGCAAAGCTTGGTGCGGCACTGGGAGTGGATTACGGCAAGACTTGGTCGTGCTACAAAGGCGGCGATTTGCACTGCGGGAAGTGCGGCACATGCGTGGAGCGCGTCGAGGCGTTTGCGCTCGCGGGATTGGATGATCCGACGATTTACGACGCGGGCGTTTGA
- a CDS encoding sigma-54 dependent transcriptional regulator — MNDQATVLIVDDEKHTRDGLRLSLEDEFDCYVASNAAEAMEYLQNDRIDVMLTDLRLGEDNGMKLLDAALAQPKPPVCIMMTAYGSVDTAVEAMRRGAYHFVTKPLNLDEVELLIKRALRSRTLEHENVALKQQVERKFSIEGILGQSEVMKPIIETIQQVAPSRATVLIEGESGTGKELVARAIHNLSGRPKANIVSVHCAALSPQILESELFGHEKGSFTGAQERRIGRFEQANGGTLFLDEIGEIDASTQVKLLRALGEQTIERVGSSKPIQINVRVIAATNRDLAKMVEEGKFREDLYWRLRVVTIQLPPLRVRKGDIPVLADHFLKELAKTNGKAFKPLGEDALPAMMKYDWPGNIRELRAAIEHGVVMSNSNRVMLKHLPSYLLNPHGLGIGLRAPSLIPTKDAASALPADPSIKPKSDLDITEVEHQLILQALQRSGNNRTVAAEMLGMSRRTLQRKLKDLNMVRTHRRRVQPEAQTPAS, encoded by the coding sequence ATGAACGACCAAGCCACCGTCCTCATCGTCGATGACGAAAAGCACACCCGCGATGGCCTGCGCCTCTCGCTGGAGGACGAGTTTGACTGCTACGTCGCCTCCAACGCCGCCGAGGCGATGGAATACCTCCAAAACGACCGCATCGACGTCATGCTCACCGACCTGCGTCTCGGCGAGGACAACGGCATGAAGCTACTGGATGCCGCTCTCGCCCAGCCGAAGCCACCCGTGTGCATCATGATGACCGCCTACGGCAGCGTGGACACTGCGGTGGAGGCGATGCGCCGTGGTGCCTACCATTTCGTCACCAAGCCTCTCAATCTCGATGAAGTGGAGCTTCTCATCAAACGTGCCCTCCGCAGTCGCACCTTGGAGCACGAAAACGTCGCGTTGAAGCAGCAGGTCGAGCGCAAATTCTCCATCGAAGGCATCCTCGGCCAGTCCGAGGTGATGAAGCCCATCATCGAAACCATCCAGCAAGTCGCCCCTTCCCGCGCCACTGTCTTGATCGAAGGCGAAAGCGGCACCGGCAAAGAACTCGTCGCCCGCGCCATTCACAATCTCAGCGGCCGGCCCAAGGCGAACATCGTGTCCGTGCATTGTGCCGCGCTCTCGCCGCAGATCCTCGAAAGCGAACTGTTCGGCCATGAAAAAGGCTCGTTTACCGGCGCTCAGGAGCGCCGCATCGGCCGCTTCGAGCAGGCAAACGGCGGCACGCTGTTCCTCGATGAAATCGGCGAGATCGACGCCTCCACACAGGTCAAACTGCTCCGCGCTCTCGGGGAGCAGACCATCGAACGTGTCGGCAGCAGCAAGCCAATCCAGATCAACGTCCGTGTCATCGCCGCCACGAACCGCGATCTCGCGAAGATGGTCGAGGAAGGCAAATTCCGCGAAGATCTCTACTGGCGGCTGCGCGTCGTCACCATCCAGCTTCCACCGCTGCGCGTTCGAAAAGGCGACATCCCCGTGCTGGCCGACCATTTCCTCAAAGAACTCGCCAAAACCAACGGCAAGGCCTTCAAGCCGCTCGGCGAGGACGCCTTGCCCGCGATGATGAAATACGACTGGCCCGGCAACATCCGCGAACTCCGCGCCGCCATCGAGCACGGCGTCGTCATGAGCAACAGCAACCGCGTGATGCTCAAACACCTGCCGTCCTACCTGCTCAACCCGCACGGCCTCGGCATCGGCCTGCGCGCGCCTTCTTTAATACCCACCAAAGACGCTGCATCGGCTCTGCCCGCCGATCCGTCTATCAAACCCAAGAGCGACCTCGACATCACCGAAGTCGAGCACCAGCTCATTCTCCAAGCCCTCCAGCGCAGCGGCAACAACCGCACCGTCGCCGCCGAGATGCTTGGCATGAGCCGCCGCACGCTTCAACGCAAGCTCAAGGACTTGAACATGGTCCGCACGCATCGCCGGCGTGTGCAGCCCGAGGCTCAAACGCCCGCGTCGTAA
- a CDS encoding TetR/AcrR family transcriptional regulator — MGRTSTAKERLIEAVLELIWTGSYGSTSVDQICERAGVKKGSFYHFFESKTELAVTAIDHGWTEHRKKLDEMFSPVVPPLERIWQCFRDFTDEQRELQAKHGRVLGCPIHTLGAEISTVDEKLRQKLQDILGQFVCYYESAIRDAHAQGVIQAPDAPALARILFAYGEGLLAQARIWNDLTHLDSMEVGARLILGVKS; from the coding sequence ATGGGACGCACCTCCACCGCCAAAGAACGCCTGATCGAAGCCGTGCTCGAATTGATCTGGACGGGCAGCTACGGCAGCACGTCAGTGGATCAGATTTGCGAGCGGGCAGGGGTGAAGAAAGGCAGTTTCTACCACTTTTTTGAGTCCAAGACCGAACTGGCGGTCACGGCCATCGATCATGGCTGGACGGAGCACCGCAAAAAGCTCGACGAGATGTTTTCGCCGGTCGTGCCACCGCTGGAGCGCATCTGGCAGTGCTTTCGTGATTTCACCGACGAACAGAGGGAATTGCAGGCAAAACACGGCCGCGTGCTCGGCTGCCCGATCCACACGCTCGGGGCTGAGATCAGCACGGTGGATGAAAAACTGCGGCAGAAACTGCAGGACATTTTGGGCCAGTTTGTGTGCTATTACGAGTCAGCGATCCGCGATGCACACGCTCAGGGCGTAATCCAGGCTCCTGACGCGCCTGCTCTGGCACGAATCCTGTTTGCCTATGGCGAGGGTCTGCTCGCGCAGGCACGCATCTGGAACGATCTCACGCACCTCGATTCGATGGAAGTCGGTGCCCGGCTCATCTTGGGCGTGAAGTCCTGA
- a CDS encoding efflux RND transporter periplasmic adaptor subunit has product MKPQTLLPFVLLLAACGKPPEGGHGGGQMPPAPVTLAPVEQKELVEWEEFTGRVEPVELVDLKPRVSGYITEVHFQAGALVKKGEVLFTIDQRPFETKLRAAKAEVQRAEANAQAMKREFDRVRALLAAKAIAPEQAESRESMNLQAQAGLEAAKAAEHSAEIEFEHSSVKAPINGRISRAITTTGNFVTAGTTLLTTIVTVDPVYVYADIDENSLLKLQALQRDKKMFTNGGKQVPVELQLSNETGFPHHGHIESFDNRLDAGTGSMVLRAEFANSDGVLTPGLFARIRLPMTGKYAALLVDEKSILTDQANKYVLGVDESKTPAMSVYKPVVIGPSVEGKRIIRSGLKFGDKIIVNGQARLPQPGMPVQPTEAAPAKETAAK; this is encoded by the coding sequence GTGAAACCTCAAACCCTCCTCCCGTTCGTCCTGCTCCTCGCCGCCTGTGGCAAACCGCCTGAGGGCGGTCACGGCGGCGGCCAGATGCCTCCGGCACCGGTGACGCTCGCACCGGTCGAGCAGAAGGAACTCGTCGAGTGGGAGGAGTTCACGGGGCGCGTCGAGCCGGTGGAGTTGGTCGATCTCAAGCCACGCGTGTCCGGCTACATCACCGAAGTGCATTTCCAGGCCGGAGCGCTCGTGAAAAAGGGCGAGGTGCTGTTCACCATCGACCAGCGGCCGTTTGAAACGAAGTTGCGTGCCGCTAAGGCCGAGGTGCAGCGTGCCGAGGCCAATGCACAGGCGATGAAGCGCGAATTTGATCGCGTGAGAGCGTTGCTGGCCGCCAAGGCCATCGCCCCCGAGCAGGCAGAGTCGCGTGAGTCGATGAATTTGCAGGCGCAGGCCGGATTGGAAGCCGCGAAGGCCGCCGAGCACAGCGCCGAGATCGAATTCGAGCACAGTTCGGTCAAAGCGCCGATCAACGGCCGCATCAGCCGTGCGATCACGACCACGGGCAACTTTGTCACGGCGGGTACCACGCTGCTCACCACCATCGTCACCGTCGATCCCGTCTATGTGTACGCCGACATCGACGAAAACAGCCTCCTCAAGCTCCAGGCGCTGCAACGTGACAAGAAGATGTTCACCAACGGCGGCAAGCAGGTGCCGGTGGAACTCCAGCTCTCGAATGAAACCGGCTTCCCGCATCACGGCCACATCGAGTCCTTTGACAATCGCCTCGACGCCGGCACTGGCAGCATGGTTCTTCGCGCTGAATTTGCGAATAGCGACGGCGTTCTGACTCCCGGCCTGTTCGCTCGTATTCGCCTGCCGATGACTGGCAAATACGCTGCGCTGCTGGTCGATGAAAAAAGCATTCTCACCGACCAGGCGAATAAGTATGTGCTTGGCGTGGATGAATCGAAGACACCCGCGATGTCTGTTTACAAGCCGGTGGTGATCGGTCCGTCCGTTGAGGGCAAGCGCATCATCCGCAGCGGCCTCAAATTCGGCGACAAGATCATTGTGAACGGCCAGGCACGTCTGCCGCAGCCCGGAATGCCCGTGCAGCCGACCGAAGCTGCTCCGGCAAAGGAAACGGCGGCCAAGTAA